Part of the Esox lucius isolate fEsoLuc1 chromosome 25, fEsoLuc1.pri, whole genome shotgun sequence genome, GGCTGTGGCTTCTGGGCGGCGCGGGAGTATAACTCGTGTTTCGTGACAAAGCCCAGCTTCTCCACAAAGTTCTCCTTCCCGATGCGCTTTTCAATCAGCTGCTTCAGCTTCTCCCTGCAGCGAGGACGAAACACACAGGGTTAGCCACTAAGCATCGCAAAAACAACGCGAACTACGCAACTTATAGCACGGTTTGCCTTGTGGTCCGAGCCATGTGCGTGCTTCAATGCGCGGGTGCGGGTGCCGCATGAGACACAAAGGCTGAAATCGGGTTTGGACTTCTGTAATACCTTTTAATAATTCTGGCTCCAGAAAAGCTCAAATACAACAAACACCAGTTGAACCCCCGGTCTATTATTATTGGGACAGCAGGGGTGTGTATGTAGTGATGTTCTAACAGGGGTCCTGCGGGTTGTATGAGAGTGATGAAGAGGATGGGTGTCAGGTGACGTACTTGGTGTAGTTCTCCAGAGAGTTGTCGTTGTAGTAGATGCAGATGCCCAGCAGGAGGGCACACAGGCCCTGAACCAACCTCTCGTCCTCCCCCAGGTTCTCCGAGATCTGGCCGGTCAGCTGCGGGGCGCCAGGGGTTAAGGGTCACAGacagcatcatcatcatcatcatcatcacatggGCAAGGGTTGTCATATAGCGCTCCGGCGCCTGTCAAAATGCTCATTCACGCTGTTCAAGCAGGGTGACGTTTGTGTGGGGTCCTTCACGCACAGACACAACTTGTCAAATCCCTACAAACTACAAGGTGTTAATGGTAAAGAAAGGGCAGGGGATTACAATCAAACATTGGCGGGGCGCTTTCTGACAACTTCTCGTATACCAAAGTCTTTCTGATTACACTCGACTGAATTTTCTGGAAGGATACGAAGGGGACATTCTCCTGGTTGTGCAGGAAGTGCGTGACGGCGATGGGGCAGTTATTGATCCAGGTACAGAGGAGCATGAGGAGTCCGACCCGCGTCTGCACTTTACTGCCCTGCGGAGatcacacatatacacgcatgaaaacacacacacacctcattaaATTAACACACCTGACTTAACACAACCCATGCTTGATGTTGCTCCTGCGCTTTGAACACAACTCCTTAACGTGGAGATAGTTTAATTAATCTAGAGGGTCATCTCTTAGCATCTGTCTCTGCGTTTTGATGTTCATTTTAACGTGTCATGCCTCGTATTTTCACTTAGTCTCCTGAATGTCTCTGGATAACATGCATGTCTTAATCCAACCAAATAAAGCATTTTAATTAACACAAATCTATGCAACTGCAAAGTGGAATATGATCTGGTTCGATGGTAATTTGATGGCACGCCGAAAACCAAATAAGGATTTGCTTGCTGGTggctacaattaaaatgttactttgGTTGGAACCTCATAGtaaagcattttcttttttcggGGGGCAGAGGAGGACAGGTTGAACAGCAAATTCCAGGTTATAAAAGTTTCAAAAGCACCACGACAATGACTTCAATGCACACCATTAGTGATTAATAGAGTTATTTGAATAACAAGAGAGAAACTCTATGCAAACATGTTTAATAAACCAGGGTTAGGTTTATAAGAGGATGCCCGGCGATAGCTTCAAAGGAAAGGAGTAACAAGAGAGCTAAACCTGGACATTATCCGGGTCCTGAAGGAACCTCTGCAGTCACCACCGCTAGCAGTATCACATGAGGAAGGATCGTTGATGCAACTCCTCCACAGCTTAGCCAAGAAGCAGGTGATACAACAGCACGTTACTAAGCTAAGACGCCGCTACCAAATGTAGCTTACAGGTGAAAACCACAAAGGAAGAACGACAAACTCGTTGCTATGTCATAACAATAATGGCACAATTAAAAAGCAGCATCCGTGCATTTCCGTGGGAACGGAAACACAAGAGGCTGTTGCCTTAACGGTATGCCTCAAGCGATGGGCACTATTGACCCGCCTCCCTTGAGTTGTACGGATTTGTCTTGGCTATACGCCAAGAGCGGGGCGGCATTCTGGGAAGCAGGCTGGGTGGCGATGCAGACACCTCTGCTGTTGTGAGGGTGATTCAGGGCTGACAAGGACAGGGTTCATTCCAAATGGAGTTTGGGTGCGGGACGTGAACGAGTCAGCGTGACCACACGGCTTACTATCAACTAAACGGCAAGGCGATCACCTCTTCTGATTTAGCCTCCGATGGTAACGCAAAGCAAAACGtttgaaagagggagaggaaaaggggAACAAAAGTTAGTGTTTCTAATAATTTTTGGTCTGGCAATGACCACTCCCGATTCTGCCTCCAATGGAGACGTAatgcaaaaccaaaaaaaattttGAAGGGGGAAAGGAGGGAAAATGAAGAGAGGGAACACAAATGATCACAActgtaaattatatattttattggtgCCCCTCCCTGTTAGCAGTGCCACCTAGAGTGCAGGAGGAGAAACAGCAAGGGTGACTGTAACAATACCGGTAAACCCTCTAACAACAGGTCTATGGAGGACAAGAGCAAGGACAGGAGTTCTGCAGTGGCTCCACCCCACCAGAACAGTCAAGTCCCCATAGAACAAACACAGCAAAGGGGTCGAAGCAAAGGCTTATGGGAGTTGGGACTCAGGGAAGGGTCAGTACAAAACTCGACAAGAACACAGGTGAGACAGGCGAACACAAAGATGATGGGAGCCGAAAAGGTACACGAAAACAGAACCGGGAAGCCAAAACCCCCAACGTAAGGAACACAGAGTAGGAGCAACCTGCTGATGCCAAAGCCAAACCATTACAGACGGGTACCGCCCACACGACAGATACTCACCCGCCGGTTGATCTTATCGCCCTGCAAAACCACAACAACCGTACGTGACACTGGGCAACTTCACATACAAGCAGCAACAGGTTCACTGTCTCAGAACTTTGGGCTATACTCGGTCCGTATGcctttgtcccaaatggcaccccattccctTTGTAGTGTATGACTTAGAACtgggtgccgtttgggacacgTTGAGTTCTACTTGTAGCATAATAACATGTTAGCATGTCTCAGTGTGGGGTTGTACTTGTAGCATAACAACCTGTTAGGCTATCTCCGTGTGGAGGTCTATTTGTAGCATAATAACATGTTTAACTGCCTCTGTATGGAGGTCAACTTTCTAGCACAACATGttagcatgtctgtgtgtggaggtCTACTTCTCCGgacatggcacaacaacataataGCCTGCCTCTGTACGGAGGTCAACTAGTAGCATAATATGTTAGCATGTCTCTGTGTGGAGGTCTACTTGTAGCATAACAACAAGTTAGCATGTCTCTGTGTGGACGTAGCATAATAACATGCtagcctgtctctgtgtggacGTAGCATAATAACATGCtagcctgtctctgtgtggacGTAGCATAATAACATGCtagcctgtctctgtgtggacGTAGCATAATAACATGCTagcctgtctctgtgttgacATATCATAATAACATGGTAGCATGTCTCTGTGTGGACGTAGCATAATAACATGCTAGCCTGTCTCTCCATGTGTGCTGAACCTGACTGTATGACGCATGTTTTGACATTAGGCAacactcagtggccagtttattaggttcACCACCAGGTGTGTATAAATGGCCACCTCCAGCCGACAGAGTCACACGGGCCGCTGTACAAAGTAGATAGGTTTCAAGTCGGCTCCATTGGATCACCAACCTTGTACAACTGATGTCtcaaaaaaaacactgcctgGCCCAATAAACTCGGATTAATTTTACTTAACCGGCCTACACAGTgaccagacctcaacccaatagagcatcttttgtATGAGACGCTAGTTCGGCGCGGTCAAATCTGCGCCAACTGACAGGACACCACCGGGTCAACATAGACCAACATCCCAGTGAAAAATATCAAGTTCAGGCTGCTCCTGGAAGCAAAGGGGCCTGACCCCGGAACTAGATGGGTGCGACCTAATTAACTGGCCGCTGAGAAAAGACATCTAGCGGCGTAACCCGCCGGAACGTAGCCCGTCCGTCCGCCGTACCTGTGACAGGATGTTGGTGCACTGCTGCAGTAGGGAGACCGGGGGTTTGCCCAGGCTGGTGGCCAGCTGCACCCGGAGGAGCTGCTCTTTCTGGGTCAGGTTGTCCTGCAGGGCGTGGGCCAGGGCCACGGCAGCACACCAGTTGGACAGGGAGTCGGCGGAGAAGAGACCCCCGCACAACAGCTGGCCGGCGGAGATCGAGTtggctgggggagggggggggggggcacaggtATTTTAACCAATGGGCACCAGCGTACACATTTTTGCGATTCTGATCCACTACATCTTCGGGTGTGCGTTCACACTTAACGTGCTGTAACTAATATCATCTGACACATTAAAGAAGGGGCTATTCATCACATGGGGGTTACAAGTCCACGTTCCTGACAACAAGATTAAGAAATAACAATACATTATAAAACGGGTCTCATTTCCTTATGAGGCAGCTGTGGGTATATCATGTGGTCGTCGCTTTCGTCATAGCAACACAGTGCGGAGTCAACTGAACTAACCGTCGATGGTGGAGGGCAGCAGCGTGGCCACAATCTCCCCTTGGCCTTTCTGGTTCTTGTAGAGGAAACACTGGAAGCAGTAGAGCACAGCGCAGCGCAGCACAAACGGCTGCCTCTCGTTCACCATGGACATCAGCAGCACCACTATGGCAGGCCTGGGATCAGAGCACGGAGGTTTTAAGAGTCAAGACGGCACCACGGTACCAATGTGGTGCACTACGGTGACAGGTCTGGGGTCAGGGAATGGGGGCCTTCCGTAATGACGACAACTTTTACTGATAACTGACCTCTGTGAGGTGCAACTCACCTGGGGGGGTTCGAGGGGGCGTTGACCGACGCAAAGTAGTCCTGGTTGGTCTGAGAGCCGCGGATCACCTCTGACACAGTGTTGATGGtctgacatgggggggggggggggcggcagtgaaaaaaagttttaataGTTTCTGAGTTTAACAAATATTCCAGTCAGTGCAGGTTTTCCCTTTTCGGATCAGAGGCATTTGCCAACTGGCCGGGATGTTAACCGCAGTGAGGAAGGAGGGAAAAAAGTAGTAAGGAAAAGAGGCTGAACTGGTGGCTACCTAAGTGGGTAGGACTGAGGGGAAATGAGGCTAAATAGCTAGCCACCTCAGGGGGCAGGACTGAGGGGAAAGGAGGCTAAATAGCTAGCCACCTCAGGGGGTAGGACTGAGGGGAAAGGAGGCTAAATAGCTAGCCACCTCAGGGGGTAGGACTGAGGGGAAAGGAGGCTAAATAGCTAGTCACCTCAGCGGGTAGGACTGAGGGGAAAGGAGGCTAAATAGCTAGCCACTTCAGGGGGTAGGACTGTGGGGAAAGGAGGTTAAATAGCTAGCCACCTCAGCGGGTAGGACTGAGGGGAAAGGAGGCTAAATAGCTAGCTACCTCAGTGAGTATGTCTGCAGGTACACCCGTGGCCATGAGGATGGTGCAGAGTTGCTGCAGGAGGCCGCACTGGTACATGGCCTTCTGACAGCTGCTGGAGGCTCCGGGGGCGTTCCCTGGGGACACCATGACCCGCACCAACTGGGGAGGACgacacagaaaaaaattaaataatgtaacGCTACGATCGACATATCTAGAGCAAAAATCCGTCACCATCCGCCGCCAAGAATACCAACAATGTGCTGCGCGGTGAGCTTGGCTATGCACACAGGAATAGATGAAGGCTCTTCTATGTTCAAACAGCAGACAACACAATGGCCGTGGAATTCTGCATTTTCAACCCAGCGCTGAAAACACGAATTCTCCCTGCCGTTGCTGAAGCTGATCCACAGGAAGGTTTACCTGCAACATGAGGTGGAGATTGGTGACCTTCTGGGCAGACCAGCCGGAGTTGTCGTCGCCCACCTCAAACCAGGGCTTCATCCTCTGGATGTAGGAGCCCTCCTTGAAGAAGTTCTGGTTGGAGCTGTTGTTCTTCAGGAGGTTGAGGAGCAACAGGAGACAGTCCTCCACCACAATGCCTGCGGCGTGAGCACGAACGGGGAAACAGTTTGTCAAGAAGTCCTTCATTTCTCTACAACAATCGCCAAGTTGCTGAAACACGTTCACTTGAAGGTGGATGTTGCGTTAGTAAGCCCCATTGCTGAACTCAAACGTGTGTTTTAAATCATATAAAATTGTAAGGCATTAACATAGTTGAGTTTATCACCAGGTAGGGGGTATTACTTATTGGCCCTACTATTCCATTCGATTTTACCCCCATCACTGCTGCCCTCCTCCGTGATGATGTCCAGCAGGCGCTCAAAAGCGTTTTCGAAAGCCACGATCTTCTGAATGGCCGCGTTGCCTTTAGTCAGGTGTTGCAGCAACAGCAAACCCTGAGTGGGAAACAAAACGGTAGGTATTAAACACACGCTGCATGAAATGGCAGCGTATAGAACAGAACTGCTAGCCAAACAAATCTCACACGTATCAGAGTCACAACGCATAACACACTGCCATTGAGCCACTGTTAGCCTAAAAAGCCTAATCTGATCATTCATTTCCTGAAATCATAGTCTGCCTGTCTATGATTCGTTTTGTGGGTTTACAGATGAACATTCAACGTTCCCTTAAACTACAAAAAAGAAATCTTGCTGTAGCCATGGAATTTTGGCTACATCCCACAACACCCCCAGGGTGTCTAATTATGATTGAAAACAACACAAAGCATTTCAGCAGAGTTTAAATCACCCATTATAAATCGCTTGGCAAGGTATATTGAAAAAACATGTAAAGCAGTCCTTCCTCATACACACTGGGGACTAATGGAAGAAGTGCAGAGAAGAGAAGTGGTTCTCATGCAAGAGATGTTGGAGACCTACGACCAAAGCAAACAGTGAGACCAGAACTCACGTCGTTGCGGATCACTTCTCTTGAGTCGGCTAAAAGGTCCATCAGTCTAGAAACACCTGCAGGGGACAGCGAGAGACCTTGGAAAATTACCAACGACTTGGCCTGAAAACACTTCACTATAGGCAGATTAGGGGAGACAAAGCGACACAAAAAGGCTCAACGGAATCAATAGTGGTTGGAGAACTCACCCATAGGGCTGACCAGGATGACCCCTTGGACCTGACTACACTGGTTCTTCAGCAGAGCGGTCAGCAGCTTGACCCCTGGCCAGCGCACGTGGAAGTCAAATTCCTATCAAACAAGGACGTAGTATGACAGTCAGGTCATTACACTGGGAATATCTGACAACGTTAAAGAACTTGTGACTGCTTAAAACcacaataatataaaacattctGAAAGTTGCCCTGACTCTCTAAATACAAGTCTCAGGCCTGGATATGAAATTATAGCACTGTATATCAATCCATGCAATTACAAAGCCAAATTGGCTTCTAATGAATGAAATGGTCAGACTAATTTTCATGGAAGAACTGAGTAGAGGTTCGGGTCCTTGGTCTGTTTACCTCCAATAGTGTCAGTAGAAGTGTGACGCTCTCAGAGTCCCTGAGGAACTTTTCGGTGAATAGGACTCCCAGATCTTCTTCCTGCTTCTGAGTGTTCTCATCTGAAAATGGGCAAAGGTCAAAGGTTGAAAGAGTCTGTGCACCACAGAAATAAAGTTGTGAAATAAGGCTTGTTCACAGGGATTGGTCTCTCAGAGGCACTGTGACCATATTACAGACTATGAATAGATCCTTATAATGGCATTAAGATATATCATTAGGGAACCAGCAAGGATAAGCAAATATGCACAGCACCAAGCTTAAACCTTGATGAAAAAGACCAGGGTTTTTTCCTCCGGATAGAGTATGCAGGTTATATTTATAGTCCAATTCATGAACAGGggttattcatattaataaataattaatataaataaataaacaaacaaacaacctcttatttacaaaacattatGTCACAGGTAGTTCCCTCCCCATTATGTAGTGTAAGATGAAATGGGAAAGGACCTAACAGAATCTGTCAGACAGACACCCTGTTTgactaaacatttttgtaaataaaatgtttggtcGGGGCGGAACGGATACACCTTACGTTTTAGAAAACGACAGACAAGCCGAGGGAGTGAGGTGCAAGAGAAACCATACAAGGGGCATAGGAAAAGGACTGCTGATGTCACCGGCATGTGGTAGGCTATGAGCCAGAGGGGGAGGAGCTAGCCAAGTGAGATGGGCGTTGGTAGGTAggtccagagggggaggagcTAGCCAAGCCATATTGTCATGTGAAAGAGGATGTAGCAGTAGGCGAGATGACCTGGTTAACATCTAGTCTAAACAGCACATTAATGCCctgggtgcacgtttttgttttggcCCTAGCCCTCACACACccgtttcaaatgttgccctaccactcacacacctgagtgacgtaatcaacctatcaacAGGTCTTTAAttggaatcaggtgtgtgagtgcttgggcaaaaacaaaaacgtgcacctcCTTGGGTCCCGGGGACCAGGACTGGGAAACACTGCCCTGGAGTGTTCGGtcaaagacaacacacacattacctaGGATTCTAGGTTACTAGGAATAGTTTATGTCTAATACCAAATAACCCAACATTCTGTACTAACGAAACCATCAAAACATCTCCACTGCCAAtgaatgctttttaaaaaaaaaaaaaaaaaaggtatccAATTGTAAGTAGGAGGAGGCTTCTCGGAACAATCCTTCCACCAGAAACTAAAAGTCACCCTatgaatgtatagatgtgcttGACTGCACGTGTTaactgtgagagagaaaaaactggAAAAGCAATGGAAAGAAAACACGCAGAGCAGGAAAAGCAGCCGAGGCAGGTGCGATAACAGTGACACATTATTACCGACCCCAAGTCCTGAATGTGTTAAGTATTTCTTCCCattaaaacaccaaaacatCTTAGTGAGGTTAGTTCAGTTGAAAAGCAGATATCCCCACAAGGGAGGCGGCCTTGGGACAAGGACCACCCATAGTACCACTACTGACCCGGCACAGGCACGATCTTATTCCTCCCAGAAACAGGGATATGGGGAGAGGCCATCATGTCTGTAAGAATGGGAAGtatggagggaggggaagagggagagattgaggCCTTGTGCTTCATGGCACACATTCTGATGAGGGGCCTGATGAGACTTGACTGCAGAAACATGAACCACAGCCATGCGcgtgtctccccccccccaattcTGGCCGTCAGTCTAACCTATCGCCCTACGCATAACAGAGACAAATCAAAGCAGCGCTGCTTTTCACTCGACCTGCGGACCAGAACGACGCCTGTAATTTGCGAGAAGCTCTGCTTAGTGGCTAGTGAGAACATCATGCACGAACAAGAGTTTTACCTTCAGATTCGTCTGTAGAGTTAAAACatggaagaaaagagagagagagagaggtttacATACACAGCAATATACATtcacagggaaagagagaaagagtggagGGGAGTTTGGTAGTGGATGACAGGATCCATTTTCCATTTGATGTCCAATTAATTGACAGTAATTGAACTCAATTGCACATGCCATGGTTACTAAGAATGGACATCCTTATCGTCATTTAAAGAGACAAAAATGAGCTCTGACAAAAGATCTTAAAACATCTTAGTACCTTGTTCCTCCTCCTCGTCATTGCAGATTATATTGTACAGAGTGTCCAGAGCGTAACCGAGGATTTCGGAGTCGGACCTGGAGAAAATGAAAGGTGTCGTTTCTAGGATCTCGAAACAACCAGCACTGGTTTCATCCCTTAGGTCTTCTTTTAGCCAGGTACCATACAAAATGCTGTTCATGAAGGGTAAAGACGTACCTGTCTGTTTGCAGGATGTGAATTAGGTGATCCATAGCCTGGGTGCCAACTTCCAAGCGATATTTCTACAAAATCCAAACCAACAGTCAAGTCATGACAACAGCATATGATGGTTTCCCACTGAGCAGCACTTCAGCTGTAAACCGACTCTGCATTCCaacattacatttcagtgttttagcAGAAGATCTTATCCGgagcaatttacaggagcaacaAAAGGGTTCTTTTCCCCAAGTCTGCCCTGTGTGTGAGCAACTCTGTGTCTCCTAAACCTTTTATTCATCCCCGATGAACTCATTACTTAGGGTTACTAATGGCAGCCCAGTCTTTCAGTCACAGCCTCAAGGTCTCTAGATCTTTACAATACTAGAGTGTAGTGACTGAGGGAGCAAATCAGGCTGACGCAGGCTAAGCGTCGTCGCCAATAAGTGGCATCCTTTTCTATTGTTTCCTCCCCAGAGAGGTACGAGAGTGGGGAAAACCGACTGGTGGGCCATGGCTAAAATGGATGCAGCTAGAGTCAGTGACAACACACTTGGCACTAGCCTACACCATTCCACGCGATACCAAGCCACGCCACAATGTGACAATATAACGAGCGATCTAGGACTTGAAGTCCACTACGCTGGATTTTCCATCATTTGAAATGTCCTGAAAAAACCCTAAATTGCTACCCCTTTGGCCATTTTCTGTATTGGCTGCAATCCAATTCTGAagcctaaaaaaaaatatatatgttttttggtTTGCCACGTTATCCACTGCCCGCAACACAGTAACACTGCTGACTTATGGGAAGGATCATGGTCAGCAAGCCCCTGGCTACAAAACCAGTGCCCCACCGGGTCCATCGTACTGGCCTGACTCGGTGCCTCCCTGGACCAGTGACATCAGTCGCACGGCATTTCATTATGACACCCAGGTGGAGACCAACATTTCAAGCTCAGTCTCACATCACCCATCAAAATGGACATCACGCGTTTATTGCTAACAGTTAACATTAGCGGCCAGCGTCATCAGCTAGACTGCCAACCACTTAGGTACTGATTAGCAAGCGAGCGATGTGAGCGACGTGTCCGAGTCTTGGGCGGGAGTGTCATATCTTATATAGTTGCGTCCCTTCAATCCACGGCCCAAAAGATCCACCCAGTGTTTTTCCTGATTAGAATATAACGGAATGGTGACAAGACACTCAAGTGACAACTTGAGACACATGCCACGCAAATCTGTTTTGACAGCACTTAGCACACAGATTTAGGGGCGACTGAGGGTGTGTCACTGCTCGAAACAACAAGCATCAGAACAGAACTCAAAGCGTAACAGAAAAAGCAAACGGAATGAACTACATCGCTGAAGCAGCCTTGCCACAGAGCTCACGGCAGTGTGACAACATTAGGAGAGGCAGACCCATTGAGATGAGCCCGATGTGACTACGTCCTACCTTTGAGAGGGCTTTGAGGGCGCGGACCGCATCCCGCCGGTCTTCCAGGAGGGTCGAGGAAGCCACGCGGTCGCACAGCTTCTGGATCTGTGGGTCAGTCAGAACAACGGGTGGTTGACACAAGACGGCCACAACAAAAGGAACTAATGCCACACCATACGATCCCTGCACACGCAGGACAACGTACTGTTCAGTCAAGCCTATGCATGGTTAATAAACACACCACGTTCAACAGCATGCCATTGGctcattttaaacaaacatggGTTGGGAACAAGCATGATCCGTAGCCACAGGATAAAGCACCTGCGCGGACCATGAACATTGACATCCCAGACGGATGGATTCAACAGAAGTTTGTCCTTAAAGGAGGGATAGCAACAGACAAATTCAAGACCCCACAA contains:
- the uso1 gene encoding general vesicular transport factor p115 isoform X6, with the translated sequence MNFFRGVMGGQTAGPQPTGAETIQKLCDRVASSTLLEDRRDAVRALKALSKKYRLEVGTQAMDHLIHILQTDRSDSEILGYALDTLYNIICNDEEEEQDENTQKQEEDLGVLFTEKFLRDSESVTLLLTLLEEFDFHVRWPGVKLLTALLKNQCSQVQGVILVSPMGVSRLMDLLADSREVIRNDGLLLLQHLTKGNAAIQKIVAFENAFERLLDIITEEGSSDGGIVVEDCLLLLLNLLKNNSSNQNFFKEGSYIQRMKPWFEVGDDNSGWSAQKVTNLHLMLQLVRVMVSPGNAPGASSSCQKAMYQCGLLQQLCTILMATGVPADILTETINTVSEVIRGSQTNQDYFASVNAPSNPPRPAIVVLLMSMVNERQPFVLRCAVLYCFQCFLYKNQKGQGEIVATLLPSTIDANSISAGQLLCGGLFSADSLSNWCAAVALAHALQDNLTQKEQLLRVQLATSLGKPPVSLLQQCTNILSQGSKVQTRVGLLMLLCTWINNCPIAVTHFLHNQENVPFLTGQISENLGEDERLVQGLCALLLGICIYYNDNSLENYTKEKLKQLIEKRIGKENFVEKLGFVTKHELYSRAAQKPQPVFPSPEQMLFDHEFTKLVKELEGIITKAVHKSSEEEKKEEEVKKTLEQHDSIVTQYKDLIRDQDAQIQELKEQVSTLSMNNEQMQTQITQQQSQIQQHKDQYNILKLKLGKDPQGPFTQGEGAQVNGLNTEELGQLREEVEELRRQHTLLHTQLSEKDTLINTLRSGTAESQTADMAAGGSVDTERLRELELLRSQVQSQCAEISQLQTERQELIRRAEATPLAPSSGSSADDAKAAELESRLAAQNTETERLKEECRGLRERCAGLEQQLATAQSTVAIEQTEKAKLQQDVQESKKEQDDLLMLLADQDQKILSLKQKLKDLGETVDEDEEDDLDARDLDEDEDDD
- the uso1 gene encoding general vesicular transport factor p115 isoform X2, with the protein product MNFFRGVMGGQTAGPQPTGAETIQKLCDRVASSTLLEDRRDAVRALKALSKKYRLEVGTQAMDHLIHILQTDRSDSEILGYALDTLYNIICNDEEEEQDMMASPHIPVSGRNKIVPVPDENTQKQEEDLGVLFTEKFLRDSESVTLLLTLLEEFDFHVRWPGVKLLTALLKNQCSQVQGVILVSPMGVSRLMDLLADSREVIRNDGLLLLQHLTKGNAAIQKIVAFENAFERLLDIITEEGSSDGGIVVEDCLLLLLNLLKNNSSNQNFFKEGSYIQRMKPWFEVGDDNSGWSAQKVTNLHLMLQLVRVMVSPGNAPGASSSCQKAMYQCGLLQQLCTILMATGVPADILTETINTVSEVIRGSQTNQDYFASVNAPSNPPRPAIVVLLMSMVNERQPFVLRCAVLYCFQCFLYKNQKGQGEIVATLLPSTIDANSISAGQLLCGGLFSADSLSNWCAAVALAHALQDNLTQKEQLLRVQLATSLGKPPVSLLQQCTNILSQGDKINRRGSKVQTRVGLLMLLCTWINNCPIAVTHFLHNQENVPFLTGQISENLGEDERLVQGLCALLLGICIYYNDNSLENYTKEKLKQLIEKRIGKENFVEKLGFVTKHELYSRAAQKPQPVFPSPEQMLFDHEFTKLVKELEGIITKAVHKSSEEEKKEEEVKKTLEQHDSIVTQYKDLIRDQDAQIQELKEQVSTLSMNNEQMQTQITQQQSQIQQHKDQYNILKLKLGKDPQGPFTQGEGAQVNGLNTEELGQLREEVEELRRQHTLLHTQLSEKDTLINTLRSGTAESQTADMAAGGSVDTERLRELELLRSQVQSQCAEISQLQTERQELIRRAEATPLAPSSGSSADDAKAAELESRLAAQNTETERLKEECRGLRERCAGLEQQLATAQSTVAIEQTEKAKLQQDVQESKKEQDDLLMLLADQDQKILSLKQKLKDLGETVDEDEEDDLDARDLDEDEDDD
- the uso1 gene encoding general vesicular transport factor p115 isoform X1 → MNFFRGVMGGQTAGPQPTGAETIQKLCDRVASSTLLEDRRDAVRALKALSKKYRLEVGTQAMDHLIHILQTDRSDSEILGYALDTLYNIICNDEEEEQDESEDMMASPHIPVSGRNKIVPVPDENTQKQEEDLGVLFTEKFLRDSESVTLLLTLLEEFDFHVRWPGVKLLTALLKNQCSQVQGVILVSPMGVSRLMDLLADSREVIRNDGLLLLQHLTKGNAAIQKIVAFENAFERLLDIITEEGSSDGGIVVEDCLLLLLNLLKNNSSNQNFFKEGSYIQRMKPWFEVGDDNSGWSAQKVTNLHLMLQLVRVMVSPGNAPGASSSCQKAMYQCGLLQQLCTILMATGVPADILTETINTVSEVIRGSQTNQDYFASVNAPSNPPRPAIVVLLMSMVNERQPFVLRCAVLYCFQCFLYKNQKGQGEIVATLLPSTIDANSISAGQLLCGGLFSADSLSNWCAAVALAHALQDNLTQKEQLLRVQLATSLGKPPVSLLQQCTNILSQGDKINRRGSKVQTRVGLLMLLCTWINNCPIAVTHFLHNQENVPFLTGQISENLGEDERLVQGLCALLLGICIYYNDNSLENYTKEKLKQLIEKRIGKENFVEKLGFVTKHELYSRAAQKPQPVFPSPEQMLFDHEFTKLVKELEGIITKAVHKSSEEEKKEEEVKKTLEQHDSIVTQYKDLIRDQDAQIQELKEQVSTLSMNNEQMQTQITQQQSQIQQHKDQYNILKLKLGKDPQGPFTQGEGAQVNGLNTEELGQLREEVEELRRQHTLLHTQLSEKDTLINTLRSGTAESQTADMAAGGSVDTERLRELELLRSQVQSQCAEISQLQTERQELIRRAEATPLAPSSGSSADDAKAAELESRLAAQNTETERLKEECRGLRERCAGLEQQLATAQSTVAIEQTEKAKLQQDVQESKKEQDDLLMLLADQDQKILSLKQKLKDLGETVDEDEEDDLDARDLDEDEDDD
- the uso1 gene encoding general vesicular transport factor p115 isoform X3, giving the protein MNFFRGVMGGQTAGPQPTGAETIQKLCDRVASSTLLEDRRDAVRALKALSKKYRLEVGTQAMDHLIHILQTDRSDSEILGYALDTLYNIICNDEEEEQDESEDMMASPHIPVSGRNKIVPVPDENTQKQEEDLGVLFTEKFLRDSESVTLLLTLLEEFDFHVRWPGVKLLTALLKNQCSQVQGVILVSPMGVSRLMDLLADSREVIRNDGLLLLQHLTKGNAAIQKIVAFENAFERLLDIITEEGSSDGGIVVEDCLLLLLNLLKNNSSNQNFFKEGSYIQRMKPWFEVGDDNSGWSAQKVTNLHLMLQLVRVMVSPGNAPGASSSCQKAMYQCGLLQQLCTILMATGVPADILTETINTVSEVIRGSQTNQDYFASVNAPSNPPRPAIVVLLMSMVNERQPFVLRCAVLYCFQCFLYKNQKGQGEIVATLLPSTIDANSISAGQLLCGGLFSADSLSNWCAAVALAHALQDNLTQKEQLLRVQLATSLGKPPVSLLQQCTNILSQGSKVQTRVGLLMLLCTWINNCPIAVTHFLHNQENVPFLTGQISENLGEDERLVQGLCALLLGICIYYNDNSLENYTKEKLKQLIEKRIGKENFVEKLGFVTKHELYSRAAQKPQPVFPSPEQMLFDHEFTKLVKELEGIITKAVHKSSEEEKKEEEVKKTLEQHDSIVTQYKDLIRDQDAQIQELKEQVSTLSMNNEQMQTQITQQQSQIQQHKDQYNILKLKLGKDPQGPFTQGEGAQVNGLNTEELGQLREEVEELRRQHTLLHTQLSEKDTLINTLRSGTAESQTADMAAGGSVDTERLRELELLRSQVQSQCAEISQLQTERQELIRRAEATPLAPSSGSSADDAKAAELESRLAAQNTETERLKEECRGLRERCAGLEQQLATAQSTVAIEQTEKAKLQQDVQESKKEQDDLLMLLADQDQKILSLKQKLKDLGETVDEDEEDDLDARDLDEDEDDD